A region from the Citrobacter telavivensis genome encodes:
- a CDS encoding glycerol-3-phosphate dehydrogenase has product METKDLIVIGGGINGAGIAADAAGRGLSVLMLEAQDLACATSSASSKLIHGGLRYLEHYEFRLVSEALAEREVLLKMAPHIAFPMRFRLPHRPHLRPAWMIRIGLFMYDHLGKRTSLPGSSGLRFGAESVLKPEIVRGFEYSDCWVDDARLVLANAQMVVRKGGEVLTRTRATSARRENGLWVVEAEDIDTGKKFTWQARGLVNATGPWVKEFFDEGMHLPSPYGIRLIKGSHIVVPRVHTQKQAYILQNEDKRIVFVIPWMDEFSIIGTTDVEYKGDPKAVKIDESEINYLLKVYNAHFKKPLGRDDIVWTYSGVRPLCDDESDSPQAITRDYTLDIHDENGKAPLLSVFGGKLTTYRKLAEHAMEKLSSYYQGIGPAWTKDCVLPGGEIGGDREDYAAKLRRRYPFLTESLARHYSRTYGSNTEWILGEATTVADLGEDFGHEFYEAELKYLVDHEWVRRADDALWRRTKEGMWLNAEQQSRMTQWLAEYVEKHQLSLAS; this is encoded by the coding sequence ATGGAAACCAAAGATCTGATTGTGATAGGGGGAGGCATCAACGGTGCCGGTATCGCGGCAGATGCCGCTGGACGCGGTTTATCCGTGCTGATGCTGGAAGCGCAGGATCTTGCGTGCGCAACCTCCTCTGCCAGTTCTAAACTCATCCACGGTGGCCTGCGCTACCTGGAACACTACGAATTTCGGCTGGTGAGCGAAGCGCTGGCTGAGCGCGAAGTGCTGCTGAAAATGGCACCGCACATCGCCTTCCCGATGCGCTTTCGTCTGCCGCATCGTCCGCACCTGCGTCCGGCATGGATGATTCGCATTGGTCTGTTTATGTACGATCATCTGGGCAAACGCACCAGTTTGCCGGGTTCTTCCGGTTTGCGTTTTGGCGCAGAGTCCGTACTGAAACCCGAGATCGTGCGCGGTTTCGAATATTCTGACTGCTGGGTAGACGATGCGCGTCTGGTACTGGCCAATGCTCAGATGGTGGTGCGTAAAGGTGGGGAAGTGTTAACCCGCACTCGGGCAACCTCTGCACGTCGCGAAAACGGTCTGTGGGTAGTCGAAGCCGAAGATATCGATACCGGTAAGAAATTCACCTGGCAGGCACGGGGACTGGTCAATGCCACCGGTCCGTGGGTGAAAGAATTTTTCGACGAAGGCATGCATCTGCCTTCACCGTACGGTATTCGCCTGATCAAAGGCAGCCACATTGTGGTGCCGCGCGTCCACACCCAGAAACAGGCTTATATCCTGCAAAACGAAGATAAGCGCATTGTGTTTGTCATTCCGTGGATGGATGAATTCTCGATCATCGGCACCACCGACGTCGAGTACAAAGGCGACCCGAAAGCGGTGAAAATTGACGAAAGTGAAATCAATTACCTGCTCAAAGTGTACAACGCGCACTTTAAGAAACCGCTCGGTCGCGACGATATCGTCTGGACCTATTCCGGCGTGCGTCCGCTGTGCGACGACGAGTCGGATTCGCCGCAGGCCATCACCCGTGACTACACGCTGGATATTCATGATGAAAACGGCAAAGCGCCGCTGCTTTCCGTCTTCGGCGGTAAGCTGACCACCTACCGTAAGCTCGCCGAGCACGCGATGGAGAAACTGTCGTCGTACTATCAGGGCATTGGCCCGGCATGGACCAAAGACTGCGTGCTGCCAGGCGGTGAAATCGGTGGCGATCGCGAAGACTACGCGGCAAAACTGCGCCGTCGCTATCCGTTCCTGACGGAATCACTGGCGCGCCACTACTCGCGTACCTACGGCAGCAACACGGAGTGGATCCTCGGTGAAGCGACAACGGTCGCAGACCTGGGCGAAGACTTCGGTCATGAATTCTACGAAGCAGAACTGAAATATCTGGTGGACCACGAATGGGTTCGCCGCGCGGATGATGCGCTGTGGCGCCGTACGAAAGAAGGCATGTGGCTCAACGCCGAACAGCAGTCCCGCATGACCCAGTGGCTGGCGGAGTACGTCGAGAAACATCAGCTTTCACTGGCGTCTTAA
- the glpG gene encoding rhomboid family intramembrane serine protease GlpG yields the protein MLMITSFANPRVAQAFVDYMATQGVILTIQQHHQSDVWLADETQAERVHAELARFLENPGDPRYLAASWQSGHTGSGLHYRRFPFLATLRERAGPVTWLIMAACILVFIVMNIVGDQTVMMWLAWPFDPSLQFDVWRYFTHAFMHFSLMHILFNLLWWWYLGGAVEKRLGSGKLIVITVISALLSGYVQHKFSGPWFGGLSGVVYALMGYVWLRGERDPQSGIYLQRGLIIFALIWIVAGWFDLFGMSMANGAHIAGLAVGLAMAFADTLNARKRT from the coding sequence ATGTTGATGATTACCTCTTTTGCTAACCCCCGCGTGGCGCAGGCCTTTGTTGATTACATGGCGACGCAGGGCGTTATCCTGACCATTCAACAACATCATCAAAGCGATGTCTGGCTGGCGGATGAAACGCAGGCCGAACGTGTGCATGCGGAGCTGGCGCGTTTTCTGGAGAATCCCGGCGATCCGCGTTATCTCGCGGCCAGCTGGCAGTCCGGTCATACCGGCAGTGGACTTCATTACCGCCGTTTCCCGTTTTTAGCCACACTGCGTGAGCGGGCTGGTCCGGTCACCTGGCTGATAATGGCAGCCTGCATTCTGGTGTTTATCGTCATGAACATCGTTGGCGATCAAACCGTGATGATGTGGCTGGCCTGGCCGTTCGACCCGTCATTACAGTTTGATGTCTGGCGCTACTTCACGCACGCCTTCATGCACTTTTCACTGATGCACATTCTCTTCAACCTGCTGTGGTGGTGGTATCTTGGCGGTGCGGTTGAAAAACGTTTAGGCAGCGGCAAACTGATTGTGATTACGGTCATCAGCGCCCTGCTGAGCGGATATGTACAGCACAAGTTTAGCGGCCCGTGGTTCGGCGGGCTTTCCGGTGTCGTCTACGCGCTGATGGGCTACGTCTGGCTGCGCGGTGAGCGCGATCCGCAAAGCGGGATCTATCTGCAACGCGGGTTGATTATTTTCGCGCTGATTTGGATCGTCGCCGGATGGTTTGATTTGTTTGGGATGTCGATGGCCAATGGCGCACATATCGCCGGGCTGGCAGTTGGGTTGGCAATGGCGTTCGCGGATACTTTAAATGCGCGAAAACGAACATAG
- a CDS encoding DeoR/GlpR family transcriptional regulator encodes MKQTQRHDAIIELVKKQGYVSTEELVEHFSVSPQTIRRDLNDLADQNMILRHHGGAALPSSSVNTPWHDRKATQTAEKERIARKVATQIPNGSTLFIDIGTTPEAVAHALLNHSNLRIVTNNLNVANTLMVKEDFRIILAGGELRSRDGGIIGEATLDFISQFRLDFGILGISGIDSDGSLLEFDYHEVRTKRAIIENSRHVMLVVDHSKFGRNAMVNMGSINLVDAVYTDILPPAGVLQVITENHIQLELC; translated from the coding sequence ATGAAACAAACACAACGACATGATGCAATCATTGAGCTGGTAAAAAAACAGGGATACGTCAGTACGGAAGAGTTGGTGGAGCATTTCTCCGTCAGCCCACAAACCATTCGCCGGGATCTCAACGACCTGGCCGATCAAAACATGATTCTGCGCCACCACGGCGGCGCGGCGCTGCCGTCCAGTTCAGTCAACACGCCGTGGCACGATCGTAAAGCTACGCAGACGGCGGAAAAAGAACGCATTGCGCGCAAAGTCGCCACGCAGATCCCCAACGGTTCAACGCTGTTTATTGATATCGGGACAACGCCAGAGGCCGTGGCGCACGCGCTGCTCAACCACAGTAATTTGCGTATCGTGACCAACAACCTCAACGTCGCGAACACGCTGATGGTAAAAGAGGACTTTCGCATTATTCTCGCGGGCGGCGAGCTTCGCAGCCGTGACGGCGGCATTATTGGCGAAGCGACGCTCGACTTTATTTCCCAGTTCCGCCTGGATTTTGGCATTCTGGGGATAAGCGGCATCGACAGCGACGGCTCGCTGCTGGAGTTCGACTATCATGAGGTGCGCACCAAGCGTGCGATTATCGAGAATTCCCGCCACGTCATGCTGGTGGTGGATCATTCGAAGTTTGGCCGTAATGCGATGGTGAACATGGGCAGCATCAACCTGGTGGATGCAGTGTATACCGACATTCTGCCGCCGGCGGGTGTGCTCCAGGTGATTACCGAGAACCATATTCAACTTGAACTGTGCTAG
- a CDS encoding iron-containing alcohol dehydrogenase: MVTTAIFPSRYVQGKGALTTHLPQELASLGHKALILQDPVVYERYQDTLASALHGVVDFEIEVFNSECSDEEIARISARAQQVGADVIVGMGGGKTLDTAKATGASLRLPIAVVPTLASTDAPCSSLVVIYTQEGQFKRYLMIPRNPTLVLVDSAIIAAAPVRFLISGMGDALATWFEAEDCRIKGAGNMTTRPGPMTAFELARFCYNTLMRYGRSAKLACEQHQVTPALEHVIEANTLLSGLGFESGGLAAAHAIHNGLTVLPATHQYWHGEKVAFGTLAMLVLTDRAPELVEEVYQFCEDVGLPITLADIGLADVNDKELLAVAQAACQVGETMHNEPCEITPEAVLAALRTADALGQARKRKMKSL; the protein is encoded by the coding sequence ATGGTCACAACGGCAATATTTCCGTCTCGCTATGTTCAGGGAAAGGGCGCATTGACAACGCATCTGCCTCAGGAGCTTGCCTCTTTAGGGCATAAAGCGCTTATTTTACAAGACCCTGTGGTTTACGAGAGATATCAGGATACGCTCGCGTCGGCACTTCACGGCGTGGTTGATTTTGAAATTGAGGTTTTCAATAGCGAATGCAGCGATGAAGAGATCGCCAGAATTTCTGCGCGTGCGCAGCAAGTCGGGGCAGATGTTATTGTGGGTATGGGCGGGGGTAAAACATTAGACACCGCCAAAGCGACAGGGGCAAGTTTGCGTCTTCCTATTGCCGTCGTTCCCACGCTTGCCTCAACGGATGCCCCCTGCAGCTCATTAGTCGTCATCTATACACAGGAAGGTCAATTCAAACGCTATCTGATGATCCCCCGTAATCCCACGTTGGTGTTGGTGGACAGCGCCATTATCGCCGCCGCGCCGGTGCGTTTCTTAATCTCCGGAATGGGGGATGCGTTGGCGACCTGGTTTGAAGCCGAGGATTGTCGGATAAAAGGGGCCGGGAATATGACAACCCGTCCAGGCCCCATGACGGCTTTTGAGCTGGCCCGCTTCTGTTACAACACGCTGATGCGCTATGGTCGTTCGGCAAAGCTGGCCTGTGAGCAGCACCAGGTTACGCCAGCGCTGGAACATGTGATTGAAGCCAATACGCTGTTATCCGGGCTCGGTTTTGAAAGTGGAGGACTGGCGGCAGCGCATGCTATTCATAATGGTTTAACCGTACTTCCCGCAACACATCAGTACTGGCACGGTGAAAAAGTGGCCTTTGGTACGCTGGCAATGCTGGTGTTAACCGACAGGGCTCCTGAACTTGTCGAAGAGGTCTATCAGTTCTGTGAGGACGTGGGGCTACCGATAACGCTGGCAGATATTGGTCTGGCTGACGTCAACGATAAAGAGCTACTGGCAGTGGCACAGGCAGCCTGTCAGGTGGGAGAAACGATGCATAATGAACCCTGCGAAATTACGCCTGAAGCGGTACTTGCTGCATTACGAACGGCAGATGCGCTTGGACAAGCGCGGAAGCGGAAAATGAAGTCACTCTGA
- a CDS encoding citrate transporter, with protein sequence MLALIGVLTIATLLFFIMSKRMSPLVALIVIPVIGALAAGCGTDTAKYVVEGITKLAPMAAMFVFAIAFFGVVTDAGMFDPIVRGILRFVGTNPVKIIIGTGLLALIAHLDGNGAVTFLITVPTMLPLFNRLGMDKRILLGIVALSAGVNFLPWTGPMIRASAALNVTTHDLFIPLIPAQLAGLGFMVMMGWYWGKREEKRLGAAHFAAAAGDFSHHKELTEQEKVLRRPHLFWVNIALVIAVIGTMVFTRISPTVAFMIALTLALMINYPNVEMQKERINAHAKAALMMASILFAAGAFTGIMGGAGMLKAMSHAAVEFMPAALASHIPFIVGLISMPLSLIFDPDSYYFGIMPVVAHTVDIMGIPAIQVAQASVLGQMTTGFPVSPLTPATFLLVSLAGVDLADHQKFSIPVLWAASVIMTFAAALTGVFPI encoded by the coding sequence ATGCTGGCGCTAATAGGTGTGCTTACCATAGCCACCTTATTATTTTTTATCATGTCTAAAAGGATGTCACCTCTGGTTGCCCTGATCGTCATTCCGGTGATTGGCGCGCTGGCTGCAGGCTGCGGAACGGATACGGCAAAATATGTGGTCGAAGGCATCACAAAACTGGCCCCGATGGCGGCGATGTTTGTCTTTGCGATCGCTTTTTTTGGCGTCGTGACGGATGCCGGGATGTTTGACCCTATCGTGCGCGGCATTTTGCGCTTTGTAGGGACCAACCCGGTTAAAATCATCATCGGAACGGGTCTTCTGGCGCTTATCGCCCACCTTGACGGCAATGGCGCGGTAACCTTTTTAATTACGGTCCCCACCATGCTGCCGCTGTTCAATCGCCTCGGCATGGACAAACGGATCCTGCTTGGCATTGTTGCGCTCAGCGCCGGGGTCAACTTTTTACCCTGGACCGGCCCGATGATTCGCGCCTCTGCCGCGTTGAACGTTACCACCCATGACCTCTTTATCCCGCTCATTCCGGCGCAGCTCGCGGGCCTGGGTTTTATGGTCATGATGGGCTGGTATTGGGGTAAGCGCGAAGAGAAACGTCTTGGCGCAGCCCACTTTGCCGCTGCCGCAGGCGATTTCTCGCATCATAAGGAACTGACCGAGCAGGAAAAAGTCCTGCGTCGCCCGCATCTTTTCTGGGTCAACATCGCGCTGGTTATCGCCGTGATCGGCACGATGGTCTTCACCCGTATCTCCCCCACCGTCGCCTTCATGATCGCCCTGACGCTGGCGCTGATGATCAACTATCCGAATGTTGAAATGCAGAAAGAACGGATCAACGCCCACGCCAAAGCCGCGCTGATGATGGCCAGCATCCTGTTCGCAGCAGGGGCATTTACCGGGATCATGGGCGGCGCGGGCATGCTTAAAGCGATGTCTCACGCGGCGGTGGAGTTTATGCCTGCGGCGCTGGCGTCCCATATTCCGTTCATCGTCGGCCTTATCTCGATGCCGCTGTCGCTGATTTTCGATCCCGACTCTTACTACTTCGGCATTATGCCTGTCGTCGCGCATACCGTGGACATCATGGGTATCCCCGCCATTCAGGTCGCTCAGGCATCGGTGCTGGGTCAGATGACCACCGGCTTCCCGGTCAGCCCACTGACCCCCGCGACCTTCCTGTTGGTCAGCCTTGCCGGTGTCGACCTCGCGGATCACCAAAAATTCTCCATCCCGGTCCTGTGGGCAGCCAGCGTCATTATGACCTTTGCCGCCGCCCTCACCGGCGTCTTCCCGATTTAA
- the atoD gene encoding acetate CoA-transferase subunit alpha, protein MQNKRITADKFRELLHDGMSIMFGGFMGVGTPEYLVAEIMRSGVKELTLIGNDTAFVDKGIGPLISNGQVKKVIASHIGTNPETGKKMISGELDVQLVPQGTLAEQIRAGGAGLGGFLTQTGLGTVVEENKQTLLVNGEKWLLEQPLRADLAILLASHADEAGNLTYDLTARNFNPVMALAADVVVAETRDIGALGSIPPVHVITPGALVDHLFMEAQ, encoded by the coding sequence ATGCAAAACAAAAGAATAACGGCGGATAAATTCCGCGAATTATTACATGACGGCATGAGCATTATGTTTGGCGGCTTCATGGGCGTCGGGACGCCGGAATATCTGGTGGCAGAAATTATGCGTTCCGGGGTGAAAGAATTAACGCTTATCGGCAATGACACCGCATTTGTCGATAAAGGTATTGGTCCTCTGATTTCTAACGGCCAGGTCAAAAAAGTGATCGCCTCTCATATTGGCACCAACCCGGAAACCGGTAAAAAAATGATTTCCGGCGAACTCGATGTTCAGTTAGTGCCGCAAGGAACGCTCGCCGAACAGATCCGCGCGGGCGGCGCCGGACTGGGGGGATTCCTCACGCAAACCGGACTGGGCACGGTGGTGGAAGAAAATAAACAAACGCTGCTGGTCAATGGTGAGAAATGGCTGCTGGAGCAACCTCTGCGCGCCGATCTCGCCATTCTTCTTGCCAGTCATGCCGATGAGGCCGGCAATCTCACCTATGACCTGACCGCCCGCAACTTCAACCCGGTGATGGCCCTAGCCGCCGATGTGGTCGTGGCCGAAACCCGCGACATCGGCGCGTTGGGAAGTATTCCTCCTGTGCACGTCATCACCCCCGGTGCGCTGGTGGATCATCTGTTCATGGAGGCCCAGTAA
- a CDS encoding 3-oxoacid CoA-transferase subunit B translates to MNAKELIARRVAQELHDGDVVNLGIGLPTQVANYLAEDIQVTLQSENGFLGLGPLDEVNACLVNAGGQPCGMIPGAAMFDSCFSFALIRGGHVDVCVLGGLQVDERGNLANWMVPGKMVPGMGGAMDLVAGAKKVIIAMEHCAKNGEPKLLHRCSYPLTAVGKVSKVITELAVFSFVNGEMILDEISDTLTLDELRARTEAHFRVCAHLKTLQPVEALA, encoded by the coding sequence ATGAACGCAAAAGAACTTATTGCCCGCCGCGTGGCGCAAGAGTTACACGACGGCGACGTCGTTAATCTGGGCATTGGCCTGCCGACGCAGGTCGCGAACTACCTGGCCGAGGATATTCAGGTCACGTTGCAGTCGGAAAATGGTTTTCTTGGCCTCGGCCCTCTGGACGAAGTGAATGCCTGTCTCGTCAATGCAGGCGGTCAGCCGTGCGGCATGATCCCAGGCGCGGCAATGTTCGACAGTTGCTTCTCTTTCGCTCTTATTCGCGGGGGACATGTTGATGTCTGCGTGCTCGGCGGTTTGCAGGTCGATGAACGCGGAAATCTCGCCAACTGGATGGTGCCCGGAAAAATGGTGCCAGGCATGGGTGGGGCAATGGACCTCGTGGCTGGTGCAAAAAAAGTCATCATTGCGATGGAGCACTGCGCTAAAAATGGCGAGCCAAAGCTGCTACACCGCTGCAGTTACCCCTTAACGGCGGTTGGCAAAGTCAGCAAAGTCATCACCGAACTCGCCGTATTCAGCTTTGTGAACGGCGAAATGATCCTCGACGAAATCAGCGACACCCTCACGCTTGATGAACTTCGTGCGCGTACGGAAGCACACTTCCGTGTTTGTGCACACCTGAAAACACTGCAGCCCGTGGAGGCTCTGGCATGA
- a CDS encoding acetyl-CoA C-acyltransferase: MNDSIVIVSAKRTPIGKFAGSLADVPAVMLGATSVRANLLDLPSDINIDEVILGNVLQAGLGQNPAHQVTHHAGLAESVPSFTVNKVCGSGLKTVVLGAQSILSGDNQTCIVGGMENMSAAPYLLARARQGYRMGNGELTDVMIHDGLWCAFNDYHMGITAENIAKRYRLSREEQDQVALASQQKAIAAINAGYFRQEIVPVTLKRKKEVCLFDTDEFPRPETDAGSLAKLRPAFESTGTVTAGNASGINDAAATLVLMSERAARARGITPLARLKSWASAGVDASMMGLGPIPATKRALEKAKMTVSDLDLIEANEAFAAQYLAVARELDFPEEKVNVNGGAIALGHPIGASGARILVTLVHALQQRNKSTGLATLCIGGGQGIAVIVERL, from the coding sequence ATGAACGACTCCATTGTTATTGTGAGTGCGAAACGCACCCCTATTGGTAAATTTGCCGGCAGCCTGGCAGACGTCCCGGCGGTGATGCTGGGCGCGACCAGCGTGCGGGCGAACCTGCTGGACCTTCCGTCAGATATCAACATTGACGAGGTGATCCTCGGCAACGTGTTACAGGCCGGATTAGGGCAAAACCCGGCCCACCAGGTGACGCATCATGCGGGCTTAGCGGAGAGCGTGCCGTCATTCACGGTCAATAAAGTCTGCGGCTCTGGCCTGAAAACCGTCGTGCTGGGCGCGCAGTCCATTTTGAGTGGCGATAATCAGACCTGTATTGTCGGCGGGATGGAAAACATGAGCGCCGCCCCTTACCTACTGGCCCGCGCGCGCCAGGGGTATCGTATGGGCAACGGTGAACTGACAGACGTGATGATCCACGACGGGCTCTGGTGCGCCTTCAATGATTACCACATGGGGATCACGGCGGAAAATATTGCCAAACGCTATCGCTTAAGCCGCGAAGAGCAGGACCAGGTAGCGCTGGCATCGCAGCAAAAAGCGATAGCCGCGATCAACGCCGGCTATTTCAGGCAGGAGATCGTGCCGGTAACCCTGAAGCGTAAAAAAGAGGTCTGTCTGTTTGATACCGATGAGTTTCCACGCCCGGAAACCGATGCCGGTTCGCTGGCGAAACTGCGTCCGGCCTTTGAAAGTACGGGAACCGTCACCGCAGGCAATGCCTCCGGCATCAATGACGCGGCGGCGACGCTGGTCCTGATGTCCGAGCGCGCTGCGCGTGCGCGTGGGATTACACCGTTAGCGCGCCTGAAGAGTTGGGCTTCGGCCGGGGTTGACGCCAGTATGATGGGACTCGGCCCAATACCAGCGACAAAACGGGCGCTGGAAAAAGCCAAAATGACGGTCAGCGATCTGGATTTAATCGAAGCCAACGAAGCCTTTGCCGCACAGTATCTGGCGGTTGCCCGCGAACTCGACTTCCCGGAAGAGAAAGTGAACGTCAACGGCGGCGCGATCGCGCTGGGACATCCTATTGGCGCAAGCGGCGCACGGATTCTGGTGACGCTAGTTCACGCGTTGCAGCAGCGCAATAAATCCACCGGGCTGGCAACGCTGTGCATCGGCGGGGGTCAGGGGATCGCCGTGATTGTTGAGCGTCTGTAA
- a CDS encoding acyclic terpene utilization AtuA family protein, producing the protein MKTIRIGSGAGYAGDRIEPAVELAEKGELDYLVFECLAERTIAIGQKQKQQDPNKGYNELLDARMRAVLPTCHAKSVRIISNMGSANPVAAGKAVLKIAQELGLHGLKVAVVTGDEVLSLIQSMDLTLDEAGVPVSRFEKTLLSANAYLGAAGLLEALDSDADVVIAGRVADPSLFLAPMMHEFNWAADDWQHLGLGTCIGHLLECAGQITGGYYADPGVKDVPRLAHLGFPLAEVSEDGNATITKVAGSGGRVTEDTCKEQLLYEIHRPDRYLTPDVVADFSHVRFSQCGPDAVRVTGATGAPRTETLKVSVGYQDGFIGEGEISYAGPGAVNRGRLALDIVRERFAICHVNAEETRYDLIGVNALHGETRGQYSDPYEVRARVAARCATRAQAVTVGNEVETLYTNGPAGGGGVMKSVKEILAMDSTLIPRQCVQHHVTVLENK; encoded by the coding sequence ATGAAAACAATTCGAATTGGTTCCGGAGCAGGCTACGCAGGCGATCGCATTGAACCTGCGGTTGAACTGGCCGAAAAAGGGGAACTGGATTATCTGGTGTTTGAATGTCTGGCAGAGCGCACCATCGCCATTGGACAAAAACAGAAGCAACAGGATCCGAACAAAGGCTATAACGAACTGCTCGACGCGCGGATGCGCGCGGTGTTACCGACCTGTCACGCTAAAAGCGTGCGGATCATCTCTAACATGGGTTCCGCCAACCCGGTCGCCGCCGGAAAAGCAGTGCTGAAGATAGCCCAGGAGCTGGGTCTGCATGGCCTTAAAGTCGCGGTAGTCACTGGCGATGAGGTGTTGTCACTTATTCAGTCGATGGACCTGACGCTGGATGAAGCCGGCGTCCCCGTCTCTCGCTTTGAAAAAACCTTACTTTCTGCAAACGCGTATTTAGGTGCCGCGGGGTTACTGGAAGCGCTTGATTCCGATGCGGATGTAGTGATTGCCGGACGCGTCGCGGACCCTTCTCTTTTCCTTGCGCCGATGATGCATGAGTTCAACTGGGCCGCTGATGACTGGCAGCATCTGGGCCTGGGGACCTGTATCGGTCATCTTCTGGAATGCGCCGGACAAATCACCGGCGGATATTATGCCGATCCGGGAGTGAAGGATGTCCCTCGTCTGGCACATCTCGGTTTCCCGCTGGCTGAAGTCAGTGAAGATGGCAACGCCACCATTACCAAAGTGGCCGGTTCCGGCGGACGGGTCACCGAAGACACCTGCAAAGAGCAACTGCTGTACGAAATCCACCGGCCGGATCGTTATCTCACCCCTGACGTGGTCGCTGACTTTAGCCATGTGCGTTTCAGCCAGTGCGGTCCGGATGCCGTGCGGGTTACCGGCGCGACGGGCGCGCCACGCACCGAAACGCTGAAGGTTTCCGTCGGTTATCAGGATGGCTTTATCGGTGAAGGTGAAATTTCCTACGCCGGTCCGGGCGCGGTAAATCGCGGCCGTCTCGCTCTCGATATCGTGCGTGAGCGCTTTGCCATTTGCCACGTCAATGCCGAAGAAACGCGTTATGACCTCATTGGCGTCAATGCGCTGCATGGTGAAACGCGCGGTCAGTACAGCGATCCTTATGAAGTGCGCGCCCGCGTTGCTGCCCGCTGCGCCACCCGCGCGCAGGCGGTTACCGTCGGTAACGAAGTGGAAACGCTCTATACCAACGGTCCTGCGGGCGGCGGCGGCGTCATGAAATCCGTAAAAGAAATCCTGGCGATGGATTCCACGCTTATTCCGCGTCAATGCGTTCAACACCACGTTACCGTACTGGAGAATAAATAA
- the glpE gene encoding thiosulfate sulfurtransferase GlpE, protein MEQFECINVEEAHQKLHRGAAVLVDIRDPQSFAMGHTPQAFHLTNDTLGSFMRDHDFDTVVMVMCYHGNSSKGAAQYLLQQGYDAVYSIDGGFDAWHRHFPAEVAYGS, encoded by the coding sequence ATGGAACAGTTTGAATGTATTAATGTTGAAGAAGCGCACCAGAAGCTGCATCGGGGCGCGGCGGTACTGGTGGATATCCGCGATCCGCAAAGTTTTGCAATGGGTCATACTCCCCAGGCATTTCATCTGACGAACGACACGCTGGGTTCATTTATGCGCGATCATGACTTCGATACGGTGGTCATGGTCATGTGCTACCACGGCAACAGCAGCAAAGGCGCGGCGCAATATTTGCTCCAGCAGGGCTATGACGCGGTCTACAGCATAGATGGCGGATTTGACGCCTGGCATCGTCATTTTCCCGCAGAGGTGGCATACGGCTCGTAA